In Zobellia roscoffensis, the following are encoded in one genomic region:
- the tsaE gene encoding tRNA (adenosine(37)-N6)-threonylcarbamoyltransferase complex ATPase subunit type 1 TsaE, producing the protein MNITYTEKEIDQVAKMVIEKSTNKVLLFHAPMGAGKTTLIKAIAKHLGVVDAGNSPTFGIVNEYENKSSHLLAYHFDFYRLNDEMEALDMGFEDYLNKNVWVFIEWPNKIESFLPEKSTNIYIEVIDMTTRRITIS; encoded by the coding sequence ATGAACATCACATATACCGAAAAGGAAATTGACCAAGTTGCCAAGATGGTTATTGAGAAGTCCACGAACAAGGTTCTCCTTTTTCACGCACCTATGGGAGCAGGCAAGACCACATTGATTAAAGCCATAGCTAAACATCTTGGCGTTGTCGATGCCGGAAACAGCCCCACCTTTGGAATTGTAAACGAATATGAAAATAAAAGCAGCCATCTATTGGCTTATCATTTTGACTTTTATCGTTTAAATGATGAAATGGAAGCCTTGGACATGGGCTTTGAAGATTATCTTAATAAAAATGTGTGGGTTTTCATTGAATGGCCAAATAAAATTGAATCTTTCTTGCCAGAAAAAAGCACCAATATATATATTGAAGTTATTGATATGACAACGCGACGTATTACAATATCATAA
- the porX gene encoding T9SS response regulator signal transducer PorX — protein sequence MNKISILWVDDEIDLLKPHIIFLQGKGYDVITCQSGQEALEELQQSRVDIIFLDENMPGISGLETLAEIKVLDSSIPVVMITKSEEEFIMEEAIGSKIADYLIKPVNPNQILLSLKKNLDHSRLVSEKTTSNYQQEFRKIAMDLSMVNSVEEWVDLYKRLIYWELRLEDIEDSSMFEILESQKSEANNHFGKFVERNYQSWFNGDGPVLSHTLFKELVKPELKDSRTLLLVIDNLRYDQWYAFEDTVSSFYKKNKEESYFSILPSATQYARNAIFSGLTPMAMEKKHPQWWKNDTDEGGKNLHESDFLGEQIKRLGLNLKWEYHKISTLKQGKNLCQNFKSQKDNDLTVLVYNFVDMISHSKTEMEVIKELASNDKAYRSLTQSWFKNSPLLEIIQQAQQMGMKLIITTDHGTINVKQPSKVIGDKETSLNLRYKTGRSLTYEDKDVLAAQDPAHIHLPRINMSSSFIFAKNDLFFAYPNNYNHYVSYYRNTYQHGGISLEEMIIPFVVLSPK from the coding sequence ATGAATAAAATCAGCATATTATGGGTAGACGATGAAATTGATCTACTGAAACCACATATTATTTTTCTACAAGGTAAAGGCTATGATGTTATTACCTGCCAAAGTGGGCAAGAGGCACTAGAAGAATTACAGCAATCTAGGGTTGATATTATTTTCCTTGATGAGAATATGCCCGGCATATCAGGATTAGAAACCCTGGCAGAAATAAAAGTACTAGACTCATCTATTCCGGTGGTCATGATAACCAAAAGCGAGGAAGAGTTTATCATGGAAGAGGCTATTGGCTCCAAAATTGCCGATTACCTTATTAAACCGGTAAACCCTAATCAAATTCTACTATCCCTAAAGAAAAATTTAGACCATTCCCGTTTAGTTTCAGAAAAAACAACATCTAACTACCAACAAGAATTTAGAAAAATTGCCATGGATTTATCTATGGTGAATTCAGTTGAAGAATGGGTAGATCTATACAAGCGCTTAATATACTGGGAATTAAGACTAGAAGATATTGAAGACAGTAGTATGTTTGAAATTCTTGAATCTCAAAAATCCGAAGCAAACAATCATTTTGGAAAATTCGTAGAGCGAAACTACCAAAGTTGGTTTAACGGAGATGGCCCCGTACTTTCTCACACCTTATTTAAAGAACTCGTTAAACCTGAACTAAAAGACTCTCGCACTCTGCTTCTTGTTATTGACAATCTACGGTATGACCAATGGTACGCATTTGAAGATACCGTAAGTTCATTTTACAAGAAAAATAAAGAAGAATCATATTTCAGTATCCTACCCTCAGCTACGCAATATGCACGAAATGCTATTTTTTCAGGCCTCACCCCTATGGCTATGGAGAAAAAACATCCGCAATGGTGGAAGAACGATACAGATGAAGGTGGAAAAAATCTTCATGAATCCGATTTTTTAGGTGAGCAAATAAAACGTTTAGGGCTCAATCTAAAATGGGAGTACCACAAAATTAGCACCCTTAAACAAGGCAAAAATCTATGTCAAAACTTTAAATCTCAAAAAGACAACGACTTAACCGTACTCGTGTACAACTTTGTAGATATGATTTCCCATTCAAAAACAGAAATGGAAGTTATTAAGGAATTAGCAAGCAATGACAAAGCCTATAGATCGTTAACTCAAAGTTGGTTTAAGAACTCTCCTTTATTAGAGATAATTCAGCAGGCACAACAAATGGGAATGAAACTGATCATCACCACAGACCATGGCACGATCAACGTTAAACAACCCTCCAAGGTCATTGGCGATAAAGAAACCAGCCTCAACCTACGCTATAAAACAGGCCGTAGCCTAACTTACGAGGACAAAGATGTGCTAGCGGCTCAAGACCCAGCTCACATTCATTTACCACGTATAAACATGAGTAGTTCTTTTATTTTTGCTAAAAACGACTTGTTTTTTGCCTACCCCAACAACTACAATCATTACGTTAGCTATTATCGGAATACCTACCAACATGGAGGAATTTCTTTAGAAGAGATGATCATTCCATTCGTAGTTTTATCACCAAAATAG
- a CDS encoding HD domain-containing protein encodes MINSRKLKIFNDPIYGFITIPNGLIFELINHSYFQRLRRISQMGLSYLVYPGAHHTRFHHALGSMHLMQKALQVLKYKGVEINEQEEEGLCIAILLHDIGHGPFSHAMEHSIVESTDHEYISLQFMEALNTIFNGRLTLAISIFKGQYGKRFLNQLVSSQLDMDRLDYLKRDSFYTGVAEGNINSERLITMLNVVDGNLVVEEKGVYSVEKFLMARRFMYWQVYLHKTGIVAEQLLIKILQRAKEIMNDGQVIVCSDALRFFMENRIEKQNFNQEILTIFSKLDDVDVLAAIKLWQDHPDFILSKLCGMLINRRFLKVKLKNSPIDNAVFQKHRTRVKEKYKLKDHETVYFVFEGKIENKAYDRHHQNINILKKNKRLIDVAKASDQFNLKALSKTVTKYYICYPKDSV; translated from the coding sequence TTGATAAACTCAAGAAAACTTAAAATTTTTAATGATCCAATTTACGGATTTATTACTATTCCGAATGGACTAATATTCGAGTTGATTAACCACTCGTATTTTCAACGTTTACGTAGAATATCTCAAATGGGGTTGTCATATTTGGTCTATCCTGGGGCGCATCACACTAGATTTCATCATGCATTAGGTTCAATGCATTTAATGCAAAAAGCTTTGCAAGTCCTGAAGTATAAGGGTGTGGAGATAAATGAGCAGGAAGAAGAGGGGTTGTGTATCGCCATTCTTTTGCACGATATTGGTCATGGGCCTTTCTCGCACGCTATGGAGCATAGTATTGTAGAGAGTACCGATCATGAGTATATTTCGTTGCAATTCATGGAGGCTTTGAACACTATCTTTAACGGAAGATTAACGCTTGCCATTTCAATTTTTAAAGGACAGTATGGCAAGCGGTTTTTAAATCAGTTAGTATCTAGTCAATTAGATATGGATCGCCTTGATTATTTAAAAAGGGATAGTTTCTATACGGGCGTTGCTGAAGGTAATATCAATTCAGAACGATTGATTACTATGCTTAATGTAGTTGATGGGAATCTGGTGGTTGAAGAAAAGGGAGTGTATTCTGTTGAAAAATTCCTAATGGCCAGAAGGTTTATGTACTGGCAGGTATATCTACATAAAACAGGAATTGTTGCTGAGCAGCTATTGATAAAAATTCTACAAAGGGCCAAGGAAATCATGAATGATGGTCAGGTTATAGTTTGTAGTGATGCACTCCGGTTTTTTATGGAGAACCGTATTGAGAAGCAAAATTTCAATCAGGAGATATTAACCATATTCTCAAAATTGGATGATGTAGATGTTTTGGCCGCTATAAAATTGTGGCAAGATCATCCGGATTTTATTTTGTCTAAACTTTGCGGGATGCTTATAAACCGCCGGTTTTTAAAAGTAAAACTTAAGAATAGTCCTATTGATAACGCAGTTTTTCAAAAACATAGAACGCGGGTTAAAGAAAAATATAAACTTAAGGATCACGAAACAGTATATTTTGTGTTTGAAGGTAAGATAGAGAACAAGGCGTATGATCGTCATCATCAGAACATCAATATATTAAAGAAGAATAAAAGATTAATTGATGTAGCAAAAGCTTCGGATCAATTTAATCTAAAAGCGTTATCAAAAACCGTTACAAAATATTATATCTGTTATCCCAAAGATTCTGTTTAA